A window of Aliarcobacter trophiarum LMG 25534 contains these coding sequences:
- a CDS encoding class I SAM-dependent methyltransferase has protein sequence MKDNIAFSEMMVHIPLCTHKLAKDILIVSEQNSDLINELDRHKKESIYKFIELNDLEKVENKSYDVVILTNSKLDVKIVGKLFDILKDDGLIAFASKVFSRDDNRLIDDLKLVGEKFWIAMPYKFGHQASIIASKKYHPTADLNLQRADFIDNLEYYSSEIHTASFVFPAKQHRDLTGIAKR, from the coding sequence ATGAAAGATAATATTGCATTTAGTGAAATGATGGTACATATACCACTTTGCACACATAAACTTGCTAAAGATATTTTAATAGTATCAGAACAAAACAGTGATTTAATAAATGAGCTTGACAGGCACAAAAAAGAGTCTATTTACAAGTTTATAGAGTTAAACGATTTAGAAAAAGTTGAAAACAAATCTTATGATGTAGTAATTTTAACAAACTCAAAACTAGATGTAAAAATTGTAGGAAAACTTTTTGATATTTTAAAAGATGATGGACTTATTGCATTTGCTTCAAAAGTTTTTTCAAGAGATGACAATAGATTAATTGATGATTTAAAACTAGTAGGTGAGAAATTTTGGATAGCAATGCCTTATAAATTCGGACACCAAGCTTCAATAATAGCTTCAAAAAAATATCACCCAACAGCAGATTTAAACCTTCAAAGAGCTGATTTTATTGATAATTTAGAGTATTATTCAAGTGAAATCCATACTGCTTCTTTTGTTTTTCCAGCAAAACAACATAGAGATTTAACAGGTATTGCAAAAAGATAA
- a CDS encoding thioredoxin family protein has protein sequence MKIMFRGLLLVSLAILFALNLNAKEGKVIGASNHQTPSWFKDSFLDIKEDIEEANENSKHFMIFLDFEGCPYCAKMLKESFEDKNNTSNFIKANFDVIELNVKGSREVTWIDEDVVTEKELTEKLKIQYSPTILFFSDKKEIIARVNGYRNSSDFQYILDFVAQKKYETTDLAKYLENVEKKELYKLKTNKMFKELDDLSKIASPLAIIFEDGSCTQCEHFNNKILTNKEVIDEFSKFTVVRVDANSNKTIITPNGVKTTPKEWAKEQKLDYRPGVLLYDNKKLISTIDALLFPFHFKEVLRYVSHKEYKNYPNSYLDYLRVRQDELVKSGVTINVAE, from the coding sequence ATGAAAATTATGTTTAGGGGGCTGCTTTTAGTTTCTTTGGCAATACTTTTTGCTTTAAATTTAAATGCAAAAGAGGGTAAAGTAATAGGAGCTTCAAATCATCAAACTCCATCATGGTTTAAGGATAGTTTTTTGGATATAAAAGAGGATATTGAAGAGGCTAATGAAAATTCTAAACACTTTATGATATTTTTGGATTTTGAAGGTTGTCCATATTGTGCAAAAATGTTAAAAGAGAGCTTTGAAGATAAAAATAATACTAGCAATTTTATTAAAGCAAATTTTGATGTAATAGAGCTAAATGTAAAAGGAAGTAGAGAAGTTACTTGGATTGATGAAGATGTAGTAACTGAAAAAGAGCTAACAGAGAAATTAAAAATCCAATATAGCCCAACAATTCTATTTTTTAGTGATAAAAAAGAGATAATTGCAAGAGTAAATGGATATAGAAATTCTAGTGATTTTCAATATATTTTAGATTTTGTTGCACAAAAAAAGTATGAAACTACAGATTTAGCAAAATATTTGGAAAATGTAGAGAAAAAAGAGCTGTATAAACTAAAAACAAATAAGATGTTTAAAGAGCTAGATGATTTAAGTAAAATTGCATCCCCACTAGCTATTATCTTTGAAGATGGAAGCTGTACACAGTGTGAACATTTTAACAATAAAATTCTTACAAATAAAGAGGTAATAGATGAGTTTTCTAAGTTTACAGTTGTAAGAGTTGATGCAAATAGTAATAAAACTATAATAACTCCAAATGGTGTAAAAACAACTCCAAAAGAGTGGGCAAAAGAACAAAAACTAGATTATAGACCAGGAGTTTTACTATATGATAATAAAAAACTAATTTCTACAATAGATGCTTTGCTTTTCCCTTTTCACTTTAAAGAGGTTTTAAGATATGTAAGTCACAAAGAGTATAAAAACTATCCAAACTCATATTTGGACTATTTAAGAGTGAGACAAGATGAACTTGTAAAAAGTGGAGTTACTATAAATGTAGCTGAATAA
- the recJ gene encoding single-stranded-DNA-specific exonuclease RecJ has protein sequence MPKITKQRLFEILNARHLNNPYSKLASLPSFENFKDIDIATKRVKKAILNSEKITIVGDYDVDGIVSTTIMIDFFTLLGVKVDYIIPNRFEHGYGLSPKIVDMIDSGLVITVDNGITAYEASLKLKEKNIDLIITDHHTVGDKVPLALAIINPKQINCNFPFKEICGAQVAWYFCAAIKNELKIDINMSSYLDLLCLAIIADIMPMTSLNYTMVRQGLKKIKNSSREAFKLLNSHLKKDTLVSDDIGFTIAPKLNSAGRMDDASIALKFLLSKNQSSAYESLAVLDELNNYRKTIQERISNEAEQKSSNSDRAVIVWGEDWHEGIIGIVASKLSNSQKKPAFIFSVQNGIAKGSARANSNINLYDLISKASHLLIGFGGHKNAAGLSLLEENLEIFKEIINRELEKSDDILHNEFITLGELDVSSVDLEFISIIEDFEPYGLENNRPVFKVSNVNILKSELIGKDKNHLKLTLNSDGFVFEALKFFNSNKELGNNLNLIVSISKNEFRGVVTPTFLIQEFL, from the coding sequence ATGCCAAAAATCACAAAGCAAAGACTTTTTGAGATCTTAAATGCAAGACATTTGAATAATCCATATTCAAAACTTGCATCTCTTCCATCTTTTGAGAATTTTAAAGATATAGATATTGCAACTAAAAGAGTAAAAAAGGCTATTTTAAATAGTGAAAAAATCACTATTGTTGGAGATTATGATGTAGATGGTATTGTGTCAACTACAATTATGATAGATTTTTTTACTCTTTTGGGTGTAAAAGTTGATTATATTATTCCTAATCGCTTTGAGCATGGCTATGGTTTATCTCCTAAAATTGTTGATATGATTGATAGTGGTTTAGTAATTACTGTTGATAATGGAATAACTGCATATGAAGCATCTTTAAAATTAAAAGAGAAAAATATTGATTTAATAATAACAGACCACCACACTGTTGGAGACAAAGTACCTCTAGCTCTTGCAATTATAAATCCCAAACAGATAAATTGTAATTTTCCATTTAAAGAGATTTGTGGTGCACAAGTTGCTTGGTATTTTTGTGCTGCAATAAAAAATGAGTTGAAAATTGATATAAATATGAGTTCATATTTAGACCTTTTATGTTTGGCAATCATTGCTGATATTATGCCTATGACTAGCCTTAATTATACTATGGTTAGACAAGGATTAAAAAAAATAAAAAACTCTTCTAGAGAGGCTTTTAAGCTATTAAACTCTCACTTAAAAAAAGATACTTTAGTATCTGATGATATTGGATTTACAATTGCACCAAAATTAAATAGTGCTGGACGAATGGATGATGCAAGTATTGCTTTAAAGTTTTTATTATCAAAAAACCAATCTTCTGCCTACGAAAGTTTGGCAGTTTTAGATGAATTAAACAACTATAGAAAAACTATACAAGAGAGAATTTCAAACGAAGCAGAACAAAAATCAAGCAATAGTGATAGAGCTGTTATTGTCTGGGGAGAAGATTGGCATGAGGGAATTATTGGTATTGTTGCATCAAAACTATCTAATAGTCAAAAAAAACCTGCCTTCATATTTTCAGTTCAAAATGGTATTGCAAAAGGAAGCGCAAGAGCAAACTCAAATATAAATTTATATGATTTAATCTCAAAAGCTTCTCACCTACTTATAGGTTTTGGTGGACATAAAAATGCAGCTGGATTGTCTTTATTGGAAGAAAATTTAGAGATATTCAAAGAGATAATAAATAGAGAACTTGAAAAATCAGATGATATATTACACAATGAATTTATAACTTTAGGTGAACTTGATGTTAGTAGTGTTGATTTGGAGTTTATCTCTATTATAGAAGACTTTGAGCCTTATGGGCTTGAAAATAACAGACCTGTTTTTAAAGTATCAAATGTAAATATACTAAAATCAGAGTTAATAGGAAAAGATAAAAATCATCTAAAATTAACTCTAAATAGTGATGGTTTTGTATTTGAAGCTTTAAAGTTTTTCAATTCAAATAAAGAGTTAGGAAATAATTTGAATCTAATAGTATCTATATCAAAGAATGAGTTTAGAGGAGTCGTTACTCCAACTTTTTTAATTCAAGAGTTTTTATAA
- a CDS encoding CTP synthase yields the protein MTKFIFVTGGVLSSLGKGITSASIATILKQSGFKVSMLKIDPYLNVDPGTMSPLEHGEVFVTADGAETDLDLGNYERFIDGTLTKINSFTTGQVYQSVIKREREGGYLGKTIQVIPHVVDEIKDRIFKAADGNEFLIIEIGGTVGDIESLPFLEAIRSIRHELPKSNTMNIHVSLVPYIKAAGELKTKPTQHSVQELRRIGITPHMLVCRTEKELPKALKDKLALSCDIDRNAVIEAGDAKSIYQVPLHFIKEGILTPLQEHFNIKIKPNMEKWDTLVKNILVPQDEVTIAFVGKYLDLKESYKSLTEALIHAGAHLNTKINIHWCDSERIEDLGAYEIIGNVDAILVAGGFGARGVKGKLDAIKYARENNITFLGICLGMQLAIIEFARNVLGIEDANSIEFNSETKNPLIYLIDEFIDQSGNKQLRTSNSPLGGTMRLGEYPFSPIKGSKLQKAYGNDEKYFERHRHRYEANPKYKEALENAGMLVSGESYGLIEAVELKDHPWFVGVQFHPEFTSHLETPNPIILDFVKHANSHK from the coding sequence ATGACGAAATTCATTTTTGTAACAGGAGGAGTATTAAGCTCTTTAGGTAAAGGGATAACTTCTGCATCAATAGCAACAATATTAAAACAATCTGGATTTAAAGTAAGTATGTTAAAAATAGATCCATACTTAAATGTAGATCCAGGAACTATGAGCCCACTTGAACATGGAGAAGTTTTTGTAACAGCTGATGGTGCTGAAACAGATCTTGATTTAGGAAACTATGAGAGATTTATTGATGGAACTTTGACAAAGATAAATAGTTTTACAACAGGTCAAGTCTATCAAAGTGTTATAAAAAGAGAGAGAGAAGGTGGTTATCTTGGTAAAACTATTCAAGTAATTCCTCATGTTGTGGATGAGATAAAAGATAGAATCTTTAAAGCAGCAGATGGAAATGAGTTTTTAATCATTGAAATTGGTGGAACTGTTGGAGATATTGAGAGTCTACCATTCTTAGAAGCTATTAGATCTATTAGACATGAACTTCCAAAATCAAATACTATGAATATTCATGTAAGTTTAGTTCCATATATAAAAGCAGCAGGTGAACTAAAAACAAAACCAACTCAACATTCAGTACAAGAGTTAAGAAGAATTGGAATAACTCCACATATGCTTGTATGTAGAACAGAAAAAGAGCTTCCAAAAGCACTAAAAGATAAACTAGCACTATCTTGTGATATTGATAGAAATGCAGTTATTGAAGCTGGTGATGCAAAATCTATCTATCAAGTACCTCTTCACTTTATAAAAGAGGGGATTTTAACACCTCTTCAAGAGCATTTTAATATAAAAATAAAACCAAATATGGAGAAATGGGATACTTTAGTAAAAAATATTTTAGTTCCTCAAGATGAAGTTACTATTGCTTTTGTAGGAAAATATCTTGATTTAAAAGAGTCATATAAATCTTTAACTGAAGCTTTAATTCATGCAGGAGCTCACCTAAATACAAAAATAAATATCCACTGGTGTGATAGTGAGAGAATTGAAGACTTAGGAGCTTATGAAATTATTGGAAATGTAGATGCAATTCTAGTTGCTGGTGGTTTTGGAGCAAGAGGAGTTAAAGGAAAACTTGATGCTATAAAATATGCAAGAGAGAATAATATTACATTTTTAGGAATTTGTTTAGGAATGCAGTTAGCAATTATTGAGTTTGCTAGAAATGTTTTGGGAATTGAAGATGCAAACTCAATAGAGTTTAATAGCGAAACTAAAAATCCTTTAATCTACTTAATTGATGAATTTATTGATCAAAGTGGTAACAAACAGCTAAGAACAAGCAACTCTCCACTAGGTGGAACTATGAGACTTGGAGAATACCCATTTTCTCCAATAAAAGGAAGCAAACTTCAAAAAGCCTATGGAAATGATGAAAAGTATTTTGAAAGACATAGACATAGATATGAAGCAAATCCAAAGTATAAAGAGGCTTTAGAGAATGCTGGTATGCTTGTAAGTGGTGAGTCATATGGGCTTATTGAAGCAGTTGAATTAAAAGATCATCCTTGGTTTGTTGGTGTTCAGTTTCATCCTGAGTTTACATCTCATTTAGAGACACCAAATCCTATAATTTTGGATTTTGTAAAACACGCAAATTCTCATAAATAA
- the purM gene encoding phosphoribosylformylglycinamidine cyclo-ligase has product MATVSYKDAGVDIDAGNQFVENIKPYVKSTRIPGVLGGIGSFAGAFELPSGYKQPVILAGTDGVGTKLKLAIDAKKFDTVGIDLVAMCTNDLLCNFGEPLFFLDYYATAKLEVEEATQVVKGIAEGCIRSECALIGGETAEMPGMYKEGDFDLAGFCVGIAEKDELDRVSKVEAGDILIALPSSGVHSNGFSLVRKLLLEKLGMGLEDDFFGKKLKDVLLEPTRIYVKEFKANKDKINGLAHITGGGITENLPRVLPENLKAIVDRDKIKVLPIFEFMGKHVELEEMYRTFNMGVGMILVVNPKNVDAVLASTDGYVIGELKAGERKVEFI; this is encoded by the coding sequence ATGGCAACAGTTAGTTACAAAGATGCAGGAGTTGATATAGATGCTGGGAATCAATTTGTAGAAAATATCAAACCTTATGTAAAATCTACAAGGATTCCAGGAGTTTTAGGAGGTATTGGTTCTTTCGCTGGTGCTTTTGAACTACCAAGTGGATATAAGCAACCTGTTATTTTAGCTGGAACAGATGGAGTTGGAACAAAGTTAAAACTAGCAATTGATGCAAAAAAATTTGATACAGTTGGTATTGATTTAGTTGCTATGTGTACAAATGATTTACTTTGTAACTTTGGAGAGCCACTATTTTTCCTTGATTATTATGCAACTGCAAAACTTGAAGTTGAAGAAGCTACACAAGTGGTAAAAGGAATTGCAGAAGGTTGCATTAGAAGTGAATGTGCATTAATTGGTGGAGAGACTGCTGAAATGCCAGGAATGTACAAAGAGGGTGATTTTGATTTAGCTGGTTTTTGTGTGGGAATTGCAGAAAAAGATGAACTTGATAGAGTTTCAAAAGTAGAAGCTGGTGATATTTTAATTGCACTTCCAAGCTCAGGAGTTCACTCAAACGGTTTTTCTCTTGTTAGAAAGCTTCTTTTAGAAAAATTAGGAATGGGTTTAGAAGATGATTTTTTTGGGAAAAAATTAAAAGATGTATTACTAGAGCCAACAAGAATTTATGTAAAAGAGTTCAAAGCAAATAAAGATAAAATAAATGGTTTAGCTCACATAACAGGTGGTGGTATTACTGAAAATCTTCCTAGGGTTTTACCTGAAAATCTAAAAGCTATTGTAGATAGAGACAAAATAAAAGTTTTACCAATATTTGAATTTATGGGAAAACATGTAGAACTTGAGGAGATGTATAGAACATTTAATATGGGTGTTGGAATGATACTTGTAGTAAATCCAAAAAATGTAGATGCAGTTTTAGCTTCAACTGATGGTTATGTAATTGGTGAGTTAAAAGCTGGAGAGAGAAAAGTAGAGTTT
- the coaE gene encoding dephospho-CoA kinase (Dephospho-CoA kinase (CoaE) performs the final step in coenzyme A biosynthesis.), producing the protein MEETKKNVFKNAIALTGGIATGKSTVCNILKLHGFLIIDADKIAHILLDENSQKIEQLFGKKYVKDGKVLRKELGKIIFSNENNKLKLESLLHPLIKDEIEKEAKICEEQNKIYFVDIPLFFEKMHYPISKSVVIYTPKELQIQRLQSRDNISKEEAILKISNQMDIEKKKSKATFIIDNSKDLKHLQKEIEDFLTKIDIL; encoded by the coding sequence ATGGAAGAGACAAAAAAAAATGTCTTTAAAAATGCTATTGCACTAACAGGTGGAATAGCAACAGGTAAAAGCACCGTTTGTAATATTCTAAAGCTTCATGGATTTTTAATAATTGATGCAGATAAGATAGCTCATATACTATTGGATGAAAATAGTCAAAAAATAGAGCAACTTTTTGGAAAAAAGTATGTAAAAGATGGAAAAGTTCTAAGAAAAGAGTTAGGAAAAATAATATTTTCAAATGAAAACAATAAGCTAAAACTCGAATCACTTCTTCATCCTCTTATCAAAGATGAAATTGAAAAAGAGGCAAAAATTTGTGAAGAGCAAAATAAGATATATTTTGTAGATATTCCACTATTTTTTGAAAAAATGCACTACCCTATCTCTAAATCAGTAGTAATTTACACTCCAAAAGAGTTGCAAATACAAAGATTACAAAGTAGAGACAATATAAGTAAAGAAGAGGCTATTTTAAAAATTTCAAATCAAATGGATATAGAAAAGAAAAAATCAAAAGCCACTTTTATAATAGACAATAGCAAAGATTTGAAACACCTTCAAAAAGAGATAGAAGATTTTTTGACTAAAATTGATATTTTATAG
- the ccoG gene encoding cytochrome c oxidase accessory protein CcoG — protein sequence MIEKNELLKKTPYRKKRYVTYALITIISIVLPFITIDGNHIFLLSFDKMQFHFFGTAFDMQELYLMPFLLMILFLGIFAITSIGGRAWCGWSCPQTIFRVIYRDLIETTLLGLRRIKNKQKEIDLSKNENKLKKAIGVLLWSILALIASSNFMWFFVPPEDFFAYLSEPFDHLMMIGIVLFTAAFIIYDIIILKEDFCVYVCPYSRVQSVLYDDNTFQAIYSVKRGGAVYNDKKEKTIFNIKDFKDPNAECTACEACVSVCPTHIDIRKGLQLECINCLECVDACTTVMRKLGRPSLVQWSNTNNIVENKPLKIIRKNTVMYFIALSITFALLFFMSGEKEHMLLNVNKDTELYKIKEDNIVSNNYLLLFQNTESKPLTYELEIVDNPDIKIKRFEPFTLSPGKMAKKIVILETDKLLVDNNLKDTPILVTFKAYAQEDPEKVKVFRKATFFFPRSDKLQK from the coding sequence ATGATTGAAAAAAATGAGTTGTTGAAAAAAACCCCCTACAGAAAAAAAAGATATGTTACTTATGCTTTAATTACAATAATATCTATTGTATTACCATTTATTACAATAGATGGTAACCATATTTTCCTTCTATCCTTTGATAAAATGCAATTTCATTTTTTTGGAACAGCATTTGATATGCAAGAGTTATACTTAATGCCATTTTTATTAATGATCCTATTTTTAGGTATATTTGCAATTACTTCTATTGGAGGTCGTGCTTGGTGTGGTTGGTCTTGTCCACAAACTATTTTTAGAGTAATTTATAGAGATTTAATAGAGACAACTCTTTTAGGTCTAAGAAGAATAAAAAATAAACAAAAAGAGATAGATTTAAGTAAAAATGAAAATAAATTAAAAAAAGCTATAGGTGTTCTGCTTTGGTCAATTTTAGCACTTATAGCTTCCTCAAATTTTATGTGGTTTTTTGTACCGCCTGAAGATTTCTTTGCGTATCTAAGTGAGCCATTTGATCACTTAATGATGATTGGAATAGTTCTTTTTACAGCTGCTTTTATTATCTATGATATTATCATATTAAAAGAGGATTTTTGTGTCTATGTATGTCCATATTCAAGAGTTCAATCTGTTTTATATGATGACAACACTTTTCAAGCTATATACTCAGTAAAAAGAGGTGGAGCTGTATATAATGACAAAAAAGAGAAAACTATTTTTAATATAAAAGATTTTAAAGACCCAAATGCTGAATGTACAGCTTGTGAAGCCTGTGTTAGTGTTTGTCCAACTCATATTGATATTAGAAAAGGTTTACAGCTTGAGTGTATAAACTGTCTTGAGTGTGTAGATGCCTGTACAACAGTTATGAGAAAATTAGGAAGACCTTCTTTAGTTCAATGGTCAAATACAAATAATATTGTTGAAAACAAACCATTAAAGATTATTAGAAAAAATACAGTTATGTATTTTATAGCACTTTCTATTACTTTTGCTTTACTTTTTTTTATGAGTGGAGAGAAAGAGCATATGCTTTTAAATGTAAATAAAGATACAGAGCTATACAAAATAAAAGAGGATAATATTGTATCAAACAACTATCTACTTCTTTTCCAAAATACCGAGTCAAAACCATTAACTTATGAGTTAGAAATAGTAGATAATCCAGATATAAAAATCAAAAGATTTGAACCTTTTACTCTAAGCCCAGGGAAAATGGCAAAAAAAATTGTAATTCTTGAAACAGATAAACTTTTAGTCGATAATAATTTAAAAGATACTCCTATTTTAGTTACTTTTAAAGCATATGCACAAGAAGACCCTGAAAAAGTAAAGGTATTTAGAAAAGCTACTTTTTTCTTTCCTAGATCTGATAAACTTCAAAAATAA